The Mycolicibacterium boenickei genome has a segment encoding these proteins:
- a CDS encoding PE-PPE domain-containing protein: protein MLLAGGVVVAVSAGVTVNTPAPSYTAAVRLVGTTIGVGASYDAFGLSIPVFFYGSVIPEGDSYHTVPYPAQISVSIPIISDLPGLSDLPYWTQSLKRSEAIGAGYLLKDIAAVAAGEKVRIIGVSQGTQVAEIARNEMSKIPDYVANAQNYEFLLLGDPYQPNGGILARLSAWRDLPVLGDIFPLGRPGPSDSPFKTTFYQNQYDGVADFPAYFNVLSIANAIAGMAFGHAFPGYVMEYPDAPNAVTTQVGNTTYVTLPQYLPLLAPLRIPASLIGAERFVDAIDPVLRVLVEMGYDRTADPSRVKEFSWTMPEEKVTEALDALPGAFEQSLAILGGEKYVPTLPQPVVSDAEPDTPLPEHPADPVGTSPAEQRLRKAMDDIAAALSNATRPLAKVFQSFGGRTPTAEVTDTTDKPTAPVHRLNRSARMQLDQPRSAPAQRLKMVRDAHKSGEKPARATKRAAKQATKQAAKQAAKTGHDQRHDPPKRKSKRAS, encoded by the coding sequence ATGTTGTTGGCTGGCGGCGTCGTCGTCGCGGTATCGGCGGGGGTTACGGTCAATACCCCAGCGCCTTCCTACACCGCCGCCGTTCGCCTGGTCGGCACGACGATCGGCGTCGGGGCGTCTTACGACGCGTTCGGGTTGAGCATCCCGGTGTTCTTCTACGGGAGTGTCATTCCCGAGGGCGACTCGTATCACACCGTTCCCTATCCGGCTCAGATCAGCGTGAGCATCCCGATCATCTCGGATCTGCCGGGGCTGTCCGACCTTCCGTACTGGACGCAGTCCCTGAAACGATCCGAGGCGATCGGCGCCGGGTATCTGCTGAAGGACATCGCCGCGGTGGCCGCCGGTGAAAAAGTGCGGATCATCGGCGTATCGCAGGGCACGCAGGTCGCCGAGATCGCGCGCAACGAGATGTCCAAGATTCCGGATTATGTTGCCAATGCCCAGAATTACGAGTTCCTCCTGCTCGGGGATCCGTATCAGCCCAACGGCGGCATCCTGGCCCGCCTGTCGGCCTGGCGTGACCTGCCGGTATTGGGCGACATTTTCCCGCTCGGCCGGCCGGGACCATCCGACAGCCCGTTCAAGACCACCTTCTATCAAAACCAGTACGACGGCGTCGCCGACTTCCCGGCGTATTTCAACGTGCTGTCCATCGCGAACGCCATCGCCGGAATGGCATTCGGGCATGCGTTCCCGGGCTACGTGATGGAGTACCCCGACGCCCCCAACGCCGTCACCACCCAGGTCGGCAACACCACCTATGTCACGCTGCCCCAGTATCTTCCGCTGCTGGCGCCGCTGCGCATCCCCGCATCCCTGATCGGGGCAGAACGCTTCGTCGACGCCATCGATCCGGTGCTGCGGGTTTTGGTCGAGATGGGCTACGACCGCACCGCGGACCCCAGCCGGGTCAAGGAATTCAGCTGGACGATGCCCGAGGAGAAGGTGACCGAAGCGCTCGACGCACTGCCCGGCGCGTTCGAGCAGTCCTTGGCGATCCTCGGCGGCGAGAAGTACGTCCCCACGCTGCCGCAGCCCGTCGTCTCCGACGCCGAACCGGACACCCCGCTGCCCGAGCATCCGGCCGATCCAGTGGGCACCTCACCGGCAGAGCAGAGGCTGCGCAAGGCGATGGACGACATCGCGGCAGCGTTGTCCAACGCCACCCGGCCACTGGCCAAGGTGTTCCAGTCCTTCGGCGGTCGTACGCCAACGGCCGAGGTGACCGACACCACGGACAAGCCCACCGCCCCGGTCCATCGCCTGAACCGTTCGGCCAGAATGCAATTGGATCAGCCGCGTTCCGCTCCGGCGCAGCGGTTGAAGATGGTCCGGGACGCGCACAAGTCCGGCGAGAAGCCCGCTCGCGCCACCAAGCGTGCGGCCAAGCAGGCGACCAAGCAAGCCGCCAAGCAAGCCGCGAAAACCGGACACGATCAACGCCACGATCCGCCGAAGCGCAAGAGCAAGCGGGCGAGCTGA
- a CDS encoding LLM class flavin-dependent oxidoreductase, producing MGVGHHEAAWRHERTDVRNLTDVKHFQRLAQLAERGKLDSVFFADGLAVGPRVKHNTQAIFEPITLLTAMATVTERVGLIATATTGYIEPYTLARSFASLDHISGGRAGWNIVTSAGEDEAANFGVEGIPDHAGRYRRATEFVDVATALWDSWEDDALVLDEASGIFADPDRVHRIDHDGEHFTVRGPLNTPRSAQGRPLLVQAGSSESGKDFAARYAEAIFTAQRSVADGKAFYRDVKARAVKFGRSADEVKILPGIVPFIGPTEQAAVELEQQFTDLISPEYSLRQLSQMLGVDLTAHALDAPLPALPPIEQIQGNKSRYQLVKDLASSESLTVRQLIAKLGGGRGHRTFAGTAEQVADNLELWFAEGAADGFNIMPPYLPGGLEDFVEQVVPILQRRGLFRTDYTATTLRGHYGLTHRPSRYTVTAAETSA from the coding sequence ATGGGTGTCGGCCACCACGAAGCAGCGTGGCGCCACGAGCGCACCGACGTACGAAACCTCACCGACGTCAAGCACTTCCAGCGGCTGGCCCAGCTGGCCGAACGCGGCAAACTGGACTCGGTGTTCTTCGCCGACGGGCTGGCGGTGGGTCCGCGGGTGAAGCACAACACCCAGGCGATCTTCGAACCGATCACGCTGCTGACCGCCATGGCGACGGTCACCGAGCGCGTCGGCCTCATCGCGACCGCGACCACCGGCTACATCGAGCCGTACACCCTGGCCCGCAGCTTCGCCTCCCTCGATCACATCAGCGGAGGCCGGGCCGGATGGAACATCGTCACCTCGGCGGGTGAGGACGAGGCCGCCAACTTCGGTGTCGAGGGCATCCCCGACCACGCCGGGCGCTATCGGAGGGCCACCGAATTCGTCGACGTGGCAACGGCCTTGTGGGACAGCTGGGAAGACGACGCCCTGGTCCTCGACGAGGCCAGCGGGATCTTCGCCGATCCGGACCGGGTCCACCGCATCGACCACGACGGCGAGCACTTCACGGTCCGTGGCCCGCTGAACACCCCGCGCTCGGCGCAGGGCCGGCCGCTGCTGGTGCAGGCCGGGTCCTCGGAGTCGGGGAAGGACTTCGCCGCGCGGTACGCCGAGGCGATCTTCACCGCGCAGCGCTCGGTGGCCGACGGCAAAGCCTTCTACCGCGACGTGAAGGCCCGCGCGGTGAAGTTCGGCCGCAGCGCCGACGAGGTGAAGATCCTGCCCGGCATCGTGCCGTTCATCGGTCCCACCGAGCAGGCCGCGGTAGAGCTGGAACAGCAGTTCACCGATCTGATCTCGCCCGAGTACTCGTTGCGTCAGCTGTCGCAGATGCTGGGTGTGGACCTGACCGCGCACGCGCTCGACGCCCCGTTGCCCGCGTTGCCGCCCATCGAGCAGATCCAGGGCAACAAGAGCCGCTATCAACTGGTGAAGGACCTCGCCAGCAGCGAGTCGCTGACGGTGCGGCAGCTGATCGCCAAACTCGGTGGCGGTCGCGGACACCGGACCTTCGCCGGGACCGCCGAGCAGGTGGCCGACAACTTGGAGCTGTGGTTCGCCGAGGGCGCCGCCGACGGCTTCAACATCATGCCGCCGTATCTGCCCGGCGGTCTGGAGGATTTCGTCGAGCAGGTGGTGCCCATCCTGCAGCGGCGCGGACTGTTTCGCACCGACTACACCGCGACGACCCTGCGCGGGCACTACGGGCTGACGCACCGGCCCAGCCGTTACACGGTGACGGCGGCCGAAACCAGCGCGTGA
- a CDS encoding cutinase family protein, with protein MAGAASVMGNVTMPSADAAPCPDAEVIFARGTMEAPGVGDTGEAFVNSLRANVAPKAVEVYPVDYPATTDFPTAVQGIADARARIMTMAANCPDTKMVLGGFSQGAAVIGFVTASVVPDGISPDSVPAPMPPDVADHVAAVALFGKPSPRFMKVLNNPSVVVGPSYTAKAIDLCVDNDLVCDPQGRSFGIHTQYAEAGLVNQGAAFAASKLQDAWAQQAPQPGPPALLAGAGPSQPSRVQPAQPAAQTAQPAQHMGPAPQNLPGPAPAQSPPAPTPASPTPSSPAPVAPLA; from the coding sequence ATGGCGGGGGCGGCTTCCGTGATGGGCAATGTGACGATGCCGTCCGCCGATGCGGCACCGTGTCCGGATGCCGAGGTGATATTCGCCCGCGGCACGATGGAAGCGCCTGGCGTAGGCGATACCGGCGAAGCGTTCGTTAACTCGTTGCGCGCCAACGTCGCGCCGAAGGCGGTGGAGGTCTACCCCGTCGATTACCCGGCGACCACCGACTTCCCAACTGCCGTCCAGGGCATCGCCGATGCGCGGGCGCGCATCATGACCATGGCTGCCAATTGCCCCGATACCAAGATGGTGCTCGGCGGATTCTCTCAAGGTGCGGCAGTCATCGGCTTCGTAACTGCGAGCGTTGTGCCGGACGGGATTTCACCGGACAGTGTGCCTGCGCCGATGCCGCCCGACGTTGCTGACCATGTCGCCGCGGTCGCGTTGTTCGGCAAGCCGTCGCCGCGATTCATGAAGGTGCTCAACAATCCTTCGGTCGTCGTCGGGCCGAGTTACACGGCCAAAGCCATCGATCTCTGTGTGGACAACGATCTGGTGTGCGACCCGCAGGGCAGAAGCTTCGGTATTCACACGCAGTACGCGGAAGCCGGCCTGGTGAATCAGGGCGCCGCGTTCGCGGCGAGCAAGCTCCAGGACGCTTGGGCGCAACAGGCGCCCCAGCCCGGTCCGCCGGCATTGCTGGCGGGCGCGGGCCCGTCGCAGCCCTCGCGGGTCCAGCCTGCCCAGCCGGCGGCGCAGACCGCCCAGCCCGCCCAGCACATGGGCCCGGCCCCGCAGAACCTTCCCGGTCCGGCCCCGGCGCAGAGCCCTCCGGCGCCGACGCCGGCATCGCCGACTCCGTCCTCACCGGCGCCTGTCGCGCCACTGGCCTGA
- a CDS encoding RtcB family protein, with protein MTAHQVADHKLVNFASHIDDNTIEQAKQTASMPFVHPHVALMPDAHSGKGSAVGTVIPTIDAVIPAAVGVDIGCGMIAARTEFTATDLQGRDLAALRTAIEATIPLSPGNYNDSLARFPFTQGRIADLEHLARDGGIDLAHSPKWREQLGSLGGGNHFIELCLDQADRVWLFLHSGSRGVGNKIAQKHIKIAQKLMKRWWIDLPNPDLAYLPQGTQEFTEYLRDLNWAQRFAFENRAEMMDRYMSVFADWMGYAEMSRLHTAGDFEVERINTHHNYTRKEHHGGRDVWLTRKGAIDAHTGVMGLIPGSMGTRSYVVRGKGDPAGLCSAPHGAGRRFSRNEARRRFTADDLAQRMRGIEYRHGAEWIDEIPDAYKDIDVVMADAASLIEIEHELRQVMNVKGT; from the coding sequence ATGACCGCGCACCAGGTCGCCGACCACAAGCTGGTGAACTTCGCCAGCCACATCGACGACAACACCATCGAGCAGGCGAAGCAGACCGCCTCGATGCCGTTCGTGCATCCCCATGTTGCGCTGATGCCAGATGCCCACAGCGGCAAGGGTTCCGCCGTCGGCACGGTGATCCCGACGATCGACGCGGTGATCCCGGCGGCGGTCGGCGTCGACATCGGCTGCGGGATGATCGCTGCCCGCACGGAATTCACCGCCACCGACCTTCAGGGCCGGGACCTGGCGGCGCTGCGGACGGCGATCGAGGCGACGATTCCGCTGTCGCCGGGCAACTACAACGACTCGCTCGCTCGGTTCCCGTTCACGCAGGGCCGCATCGCCGATCTCGAGCATCTGGCCAGGGATGGCGGGATCGACCTTGCGCACTCGCCCAAGTGGCGCGAGCAACTCGGCTCCCTCGGTGGCGGCAACCACTTCATCGAGCTCTGCCTGGACCAGGCGGATCGGGTGTGGCTGTTCCTGCATTCGGGCTCCCGTGGGGTGGGAAACAAGATCGCCCAGAAGCACATCAAGATCGCGCAGAAGCTCATGAAGCGGTGGTGGATCGACCTGCCCAACCCGGACCTGGCCTACCTGCCCCAGGGCACCCAGGAATTCACCGAGTATCTGCGGGACCTCAACTGGGCACAGCGATTCGCGTTCGAGAACCGCGCCGAGATGATGGACCGCTACATGTCGGTCTTCGCCGATTGGATGGGCTATGCCGAGATGAGCCGGCTGCACACCGCAGGCGATTTCGAGGTCGAGCGCATCAACACGCACCACAACTACACCCGCAAGGAACACCACGGCGGCCGGGATGTGTGGTTGACGCGTAAGGGTGCGATCGACGCGCACACCGGCGTCATGGGGCTGATCCCGGGCAGCATGGGAACTCGGTCATATGTGGTGCGCGGCAAGGGCGACCCTGCCGGGTTGTGCTCAGCGCCGCACGGCGCCGGCCGCCGCTTCTCCCGCAACGAGGCGCGTCGTCGGTTCACCGCCGATGACCTCGCGCAACGGATGCGGGGTATCGAGTATCGGCACGGCGCGGAATGGATCGATGAGATTCCCGACGCGTACAAGGACATCGACGTGGTGATGGCGGACGCCGCGAGTCTCATCGAGATCGAGCATGAGCTGCGTCAGGTCATGAACGTGAAGGGCACGTAG
- a CDS encoding PE-PPE domain-containing protein has translation MTRRWRAQMFGRAIRAAAHHDEEAGTAMRVRGESSRRARRERGTRRWGSMLMAGGVVVAVSAGVTVSTPAATYSAAVRLIGTTIGVGPSFDGFGLSVPMFFYGSTVPEGDSFHTVPYPAQINVDIPIISDLPGLSDIPYWPHSLKRSEQIGAGYLQQDIANTPADEKVTIIGMSQGTEVAEIVRAAMSKDPNYVANADNYEFVFIGDPYQPNGGILTRFTSWSDVPVLGDLFPLGRPGPSDSPFKTTYYQNQYDGFADFPAYFNVLSIANAVAGILFQHVFPGYVLEHPDAPNAVTTQVGNTTYVMLPQYLPLLAPLRIPASVIGAERFVDALDPVLRVFVEMGYDRTADPSQVKEFGWVTPPEKFQEALDELPAAFEQSLAILGGEKYTPTLPQPVVSGTEPETPVTEHPIDPVGTSPFEQGVRHSVEDVAAALSNATRPLAKVLQAIGDATAPHKTVDPADSPAPLDTKADKGITADKVDTEVGSKVAADANANANANANANAKTDAKAGDEPKSTPLGRHPRTRADSVSTDSAPRLKVVRDGDKSDEKPARATKRAAKQAEKPAAKSANDQHDRPAKHDSKQAG, from the coding sequence TTGACGCGCAGGTGGCGGGCCCAGATGTTCGGCCGCGCCATCCGGGCGGCCGCTCACCACGATGAGGAAGCGGGAACAGCCATGAGGGTTCGGGGGGAATCGTCGCGCCGGGCGCGACGGGAGCGCGGCACGCGGCGCTGGGGATCGATGCTGATGGCCGGCGGCGTCGTCGTCGCGGTGTCGGCGGGAGTCACGGTCAGCACGCCGGCGGCCACCTACAGCGCCGCGGTCCGGCTGATCGGCACGACGATCGGCGTCGGGCCCTCGTTCGACGGATTCGGTTTGAGCGTCCCGATGTTCTTCTACGGGAGCACGGTGCCCGAAGGCGACTCGTTCCACACCGTCCCCTACCCGGCGCAGATCAACGTCGACATCCCGATCATCTCCGACCTGCCCGGCCTGTCCGACATTCCGTACTGGCCTCACTCGCTGAAACGGTCCGAGCAGATCGGGGCGGGCTACCTCCAGCAGGACATCGCCAACACACCGGCCGACGAAAAGGTCACGATCATCGGCATGTCCCAAGGCACCGAGGTGGCTGAGATCGTGCGCGCCGCGATGTCCAAAGACCCGAATTACGTTGCCAACGCGGACAATTACGAGTTCGTCTTCATCGGCGATCCCTATCAGCCCAACGGCGGCATCCTGACCCGCTTCACCTCATGGAGCGATGTCCCCGTGCTCGGCGACCTCTTCCCGCTCGGCCGGCCCGGACCGTCCGACAGCCCCTTCAAGACGACCTATTACCAGAACCAGTACGACGGCTTCGCTGATTTCCCAGCCTATTTCAACGTCCTGTCCATCGCGAACGCCGTCGCCGGGATCTTGTTCCAGCATGTCTTCCCCGGCTATGTATTGGAGCATCCCGACGCCCCCAACGCCGTCACCACTCAGGTCGGCAACACCACATACGTGATGCTGCCCCAGTACCTACCGCTGCTGGCGCCGCTGCGCATCCCCGCGTCGGTGATCGGCGCGGAACGATTCGTCGACGCCCTCGACCCGGTGCTGCGGGTCTTCGTCGAGATGGGATACGACCGCACCGCAGACCCCAGCCAGGTCAAGGAATTCGGCTGGGTCACACCGCCGGAGAAATTTCAGGAAGCGCTCGACGAGCTACCGGCGGCGTTCGAGCAATCCTTGGCGATCCTCGGCGGCGAGAAGTACACCCCCACGCTGCCGCAGCCTGTCGTCTCGGGCACCGAACCCGAGACGCCGGTGACCGAACACCCGATAGACCCGGTGGGCACCTCGCCCTTCGAGCAGGGGGTGCGGCACTCGGTGGAGGATGTGGCGGCAGCGTTGTCGAACGCCACCCGGCCGCTGGCCAAGGTGCTTCAGGCCATCGGCGATGCCACCGCGCCGCACAAGACCGTCGACCCGGCCGACAGCCCGGCTCCGTTGGACACCAAGGCAGACAAGGGCATCACGGCCGACAAGGTTGACACCGAAGTCGGCAGCAAGGTTGCCGCCGATGCCAATGCCAATGCCAATGCCAATGCCAATGCCAATGCCAAGACCGACGCGAAGGCCGGCGACGAGCCGAAGTCCACACCGTTGGGCCGTCATCCCCGGACCCGCGCGGACTCCGTGAGCACCGATTCGGCGCCGCGACTGAAGGTGGTCCGGGACGGGGACAAATCCGACGAGAAGCCCGCCCGCGCCACGAAGCGGGCCGCCAAGCAGGCGGAAAAGCCGGCCGCGAAGTCAGCGAACGATCAGCACGACCGGCCCGCGAAGCACGACAGCAAGCAGGCTGGTTAG
- a CDS encoding DUF7937 domain-containing protein → MSDERYDASATVEVATMAARAAERPQRVGYVPTRTNRVRDGLAVVLLVVAMLLPWNLEFGLGVPGSAGSTFVLLAVVTLLAIGAAVAPHAGPFRLAAPTSDVRRTSRIRLVLSAAYLVVVVCFVGYHLAQTVSSGGTGAVPPGVGPGMLLGVAGALLAGQPPITSITVEDNKFRRWYAVARVIGFLSIALATLSVAFNLYWRLRYLFVTQVEFGGHDIAVIVTTLLYGAEAMIALVIASRWLTERTGAARLATTAIGVSGAIAATLVWLAGIGRDIDAFHGIAQNTSTAAVGYEGYLAWAAAAAIVAPTTLYAVFLIKPPTIGAYRGAAQKCLTLIAFWAFAAAALRVVDFLIALSLDLPRALYDTVAMTVFNLVTALVARWLHRQLDRGVTSTTVAAAFSAVLFVFTVANVAIGVALAPRYAGPAPAAIYGNNLAQQITSTFDVTVAVLSLLVLAVMVFTGPFAGYLVRRETRSAKPAPEPPTEVVPAKPAVEESAPPTIARQPRAASVPRIVRLKEDSTTVLAAPPTTDLQVPTQALRIQRRPQRPPSEN, encoded by the coding sequence GTGAGCGACGAGCGTTACGACGCGTCCGCCACCGTCGAGGTGGCGACCATGGCCGCGCGGGCCGCGGAGCGTCCCCAGCGGGTCGGCTACGTGCCCACCCGTACCAACCGGGTGCGCGACGGTCTGGCCGTGGTGCTGCTCGTCGTCGCGATGCTGCTCCCGTGGAACCTGGAATTCGGCCTCGGTGTCCCCGGCAGTGCGGGGTCGACGTTCGTCCTGCTGGCCGTCGTGACGCTGCTGGCCATCGGTGCCGCGGTGGCGCCGCACGCGGGGCCGTTCCGCCTGGCCGCTCCCACCTCGGACGTCCGCCGCACCAGCCGCATCCGGCTTGTGCTCAGCGCCGCCTACCTCGTCGTGGTCGTCTGTTTCGTCGGCTACCACCTGGCGCAGACGGTGAGCAGTGGCGGGACGGGCGCCGTGCCGCCGGGGGTGGGGCCGGGCATGTTGCTGGGCGTCGCGGGCGCACTGCTGGCCGGGCAGCCGCCCATCACGTCGATCACGGTCGAGGACAACAAGTTTCGCCGCTGGTATGCCGTAGCCCGGGTGATCGGTTTCCTCTCGATCGCGCTGGCGACGCTGTCGGTCGCATTCAACCTGTACTGGCGGCTGCGGTACCTGTTCGTCACCCAGGTCGAGTTCGGCGGCCACGACATCGCCGTCATCGTCACCACCCTGCTCTACGGGGCGGAGGCGATGATCGCCCTGGTCATCGCCTCGCGCTGGCTGACCGAGCGGACCGGCGCGGCGCGGCTGGCCACCACGGCCATCGGCGTCTCGGGCGCGATCGCCGCCACCCTGGTGTGGCTTGCCGGTATCGGCCGCGACATCGACGCCTTCCATGGCATCGCCCAGAACACCTCGACGGCGGCCGTGGGTTACGAGGGCTACCTCGCCTGGGCGGCCGCCGCCGCGATCGTGGCGCCGACGACGCTGTACGCCGTCTTCCTGATCAAGCCGCCCACCATCGGTGCCTACCGTGGTGCCGCGCAGAAGTGCCTGACGCTGATCGCCTTCTGGGCGTTCGCGGCGGCGGCGCTGCGGGTCGTCGATTTCCTGATCGCCCTGTCGCTCGATCTTCCACGGGCGCTGTACGACACCGTCGCGATGACGGTGTTCAACCTGGTCACCGCACTGGTGGCACGGTGGCTGCACCGTCAGCTCGATCGGGGGGTGACGTCGACGACGGTCGCCGCCGCCTTCAGCGCGGTGTTGTTCGTCTTCACGGTGGCGAACGTGGCCATCGGGGTGGCCCTGGCACCGCGCTACGCCGGGCCCGCGCCTGCGGCGATCTACGGCAACAACCTGGCCCAGCAGATCACCAGCACGTTCGATGTCACCGTGGCCGTGCTGAGCCTGCTCGTGCTGGCGGTGATGGTGTTCACCGGGCCGTTCGCCGGGTATCTGGTGCGACGCGAAACCCGTTCGGCCAAACCGGCGCCCGAACCACCGACGGAGGTCGTGCCCGCGAAGCCTGCGGTCGAAGAGTCCGCTCCGCCGACCATCGCGCGGCAACCCCGGGCGGCGTCGGTGCCGAGAATCGTGCGCCTGAAGGAGGATTCGACGACGGTGCTGGCCGCCCCGCCGACCACCGATCTTCAGGTGCCGACGCAGGCGCTGCGGATTCAGCGTCGTCCGCAGCGCCCGCCGTCGGAGAACTAA
- a CDS encoding ABC transporter permease — translation MSSAIAVAPAESPVEAPVEAPPTSPEPEHGSRRLQALAWRVLRATVVVAGFLALWEVAPRIGLVDKVFLPPFSEVVSAWFTLLNNGQLWEHVSASLSRALAGLAIAIAVSIPLGVAIAWYRPVAEFLNPILELFRNTAALALLPVFILILGIGETSKVALVIYAASFPILLNTISGVRTVDPLLIKSARSLGLSPIRLFQKVILPAAVPTIFTGLRMAAASSILVLIAAEMVGAKAGLGYLITASQLNFQIPNMYAGIVTIALVGVIFNGIVVAIEKRLSGWRATT, via the coding sequence ATGTCTAGCGCCATCGCCGTGGCACCCGCCGAGTCGCCCGTCGAAGCACCGGTCGAGGCGCCCCCGACGTCGCCGGAGCCTGAGCACGGCAGCCGCCGCCTGCAGGCCCTGGCGTGGCGGGTGTTGCGCGCGACGGTCGTCGTCGCCGGGTTCCTGGCGCTGTGGGAGGTGGCGCCGCGGATCGGGCTGGTGGACAAGGTCTTTCTGCCGCCGTTCTCCGAGGTGGTCAGTGCCTGGTTCACGTTGTTGAACAACGGCCAGCTGTGGGAGCACGTTTCAGCCAGCCTGTCGCGGGCCCTGGCCGGCCTGGCCATCGCGATCGCGGTCAGCATCCCGCTGGGCGTGGCGATCGCCTGGTACCGACCGGTCGCCGAGTTCCTCAACCCGATCCTGGAGCTGTTCCGCAACACCGCCGCACTCGCACTGCTGCCGGTGTTCATCCTGATCCTGGGGATCGGCGAGACGTCCAAGGTCGCGCTGGTGATCTACGCGGCGTCGTTCCCGATCCTGCTCAACACCATCTCCGGGGTCCGAACGGTGGACCCGCTGCTGATCAAATCGGCACGCTCCCTGGGGCTTTCCCCGATCCGGCTGTTCCAGAAGGTGATCCTGCCCGCAGCGGTGCCGACCATCTTCACCGGTTTACGTATGGCGGCGGCATCGTCGATCCTGGTGCTGATCGCGGCCGAGATGGTCGGCGCCAAAGCCGGATTGGGCTATCTGATCACCGCGTCGCAGCTCAACTTCCAGATCCCCAACATGTACGCCGGCATCGTCACGATCGCTCTGGTGGGCGTCATCTTCAACGGCATCGTGGTGGCCATCGAAAAGCGCTTGTCGGGCTGGCGCGCCACCACCTAG
- a CDS encoding TetR/AcrR family transcriptional regulator, which yields MARPPSAPGRTIRGLDAEQRRAHRREQLLAAAFELIARDGYANTSIEQICQTAYVGNKAFYEVFDSKEDCYLALLSQIAGRIEERAVQALADAPDDPDETVHRLLSAFAHALVDDPRVAVVAFGECAGISPRVERLRRENRRWTAAFLENLWRQREFPCLPDTGAVDYHALAVSTVGGLFESVADWLHERETDSDTPPTIDTLIGNLASFVGVVRAGIAASVR from the coding sequence ATGGCCAGACCGCCGTCGGCTCCCGGCCGCACGATCCGCGGGCTCGACGCCGAACAGCGTCGCGCCCATCGTCGTGAGCAGTTGCTGGCGGCGGCGTTCGAGCTGATCGCGCGCGACGGCTACGCCAACACCTCGATCGAGCAGATCTGCCAGACGGCATACGTCGGCAACAAGGCCTTCTACGAGGTGTTCGACAGCAAAGAAGACTGCTACCTGGCCCTGCTGTCCCAGATAGCCGGACGGATCGAGGAGCGGGCGGTCCAGGCCCTGGCCGATGCGCCGGACGACCCCGACGAAACGGTCCATCGGCTGCTGTCGGCGTTCGCCCATGCTCTCGTCGACGATCCCCGGGTCGCGGTGGTGGCATTCGGGGAATGCGCGGGCATCTCGCCGCGGGTCGAGCGGCTGCGCCGTGAGAACCGCCGCTGGACAGCGGCCTTTCTCGAGAATCTCTGGCGGCAACGCGAGTTCCCCTGCCTACCGGACACCGGCGCGGTCGACTATCACGCGTTGGCGGTGTCCACCGTGGGCGGGCTCTTCGAGAGCGTGGCCGACTGGCTGCACGAGCGCGAGACCGACAGCGATACCCCGCCGACCATCGACACGTTGATCGGCAATCTGGCGAGCTTCGTCGGGGTGGTTCGCGCCGGAATCGCGGCGTCGGTGCGCTGA
- a CDS encoding YajQ family cyclic di-GMP-binding protein encodes MADSSFDVVSKVDRQEVDNALNQAAKELSTRFDFRGTDTTIAWKGEESIELVSSTEERVKAAVDVFKEKLVRRDISMKAFDAGEPQASGKTYRVTGDIKQGITSEQAKKITKIIRDEGPKGVKAQIQGDEIRVSSKKRDDLQAVISLLKGSDLDVALQFVNYR; translated from the coding sequence ATGGCGGATTCCAGCTTCGACGTCGTCAGCAAGGTCGACCGTCAGGAGGTCGACAACGCGCTCAACCAGGCGGCCAAGGAACTGTCCACCCGCTTCGACTTCCGCGGCACCGACACCACCATCGCCTGGAAGGGCGAGGAGTCGATCGAGCTGGTCAGCTCCACCGAGGAGCGCGTCAAGGCCGCGGTCGACGTGTTCAAGGAAAAACTGGTCCGCCGCGACATCTCGATGAAGGCCTTCGACGCCGGCGAACCGCAGGCCAGCGGCAAGACCTACCGGGTGACCGGCGACATCAAGCAGGGCATCACCAGCGAGCAGGCCAAGAAGATCACCAAGATCATCCGCGACGAGGGCCCCAAGGGCGTGAAGGCGCAGATCCAGGGCGACGAGATCCGGGTCAGCTCGAAGAAGCGCGACGACCTGCAGGCCGTCATCTCGCTGCTCAAGGGTTCCGACCTGGACGTGGCGCTGCAGTTCGTCAACTACCGCTGA